CTGCCAAAATGGAATGGAAGCTGAATAGGAATAAAAGTGTACAGTAAAATACTTTCATTTGAATTTCCCAAAACTGATATCATGGTTCGAAATATGATCAAGCTTTATTCTTTGTCCCAATTATGACTCTTTTCCTAAACGCAGATTCGATAAGTTCTATCGATGGAGGATACTGTAAAGTTCGTTCGTTTTTTACAATTTTCTTTCCGATTGTGCCAATGTTTGGAGAAAGAAGAGAGTTGGATGGCAAAAAGAAAAGCTGTCAGGATTCATTGATAGGACAGAAGAGCAAAGGATCACGGTGATCCCTTGGTCTTTTTTAGTCTTTCCTCGAATAAAAATTTGAATTTATTTCGAATTCCCATTAACTTGGTTTTCAATGAAAATTATTACTTCAGCAAGTTTGAAAGGTGGCGTTTCCAAAAGTACCATTTCTATCTTTTTGGCCTTGGCAATTAGCCAACTCAAGAAAAAAGTATTGGTGATTGATTTGGACCCTCAGTCCTATTCGTTAACAGATTTTTTTCTGCGCGATCTTTCGATTGATGAAATTGATAAAAAAAATGCCTACCATGCATTCTCGGACCGCAAACAACTAAAAGATTGTATGTTCCCATCCCAAGGTATCACGGTGATCCCTTGCTCCCCTGATTTACAAGATTTGGGTGCTGAACTACAAAACGATCCAGGTTTACTCCTACGTTCCAAAAAAGAAATCTCATCTTTACCCTTCGACTATGTGATCATTGATACTCCGCCTTCACCGGTATACGAATTCAAAATTGGTTTGTATGCTGCTGATATCGTTCTCTCTCCACTCACTTACGACCGGTGGAGTTTATCTGGATTATTGAAAGCTAAAAAACAAGTTGAGTTAATCGGTCGATCTGGACTCAAAACTCCAAAACATGTTGCCGTTCCCTCTATGGTATCTGACAAAACTAAAGACGATGTGATTGATATCCTTAAAGAAGGGAAATTCAAACACACAAAATCCTATATCACTCGATCAGCGGCAGTTCAGTCAGCCATCATGAAAGGAAATGGTTTGAAATCTGGATCCAAATCAGAACAAGAATTTTCATCTTTAGCAAGTGAGGTGATTTCCTTATGAGTACAAAGACAAAGAAATCGGCAATGATTGACTCTCTTGGGCAAAACATTCTTGTCTCCAATAAAGAATCATTCAAACTCACAACCTCCTCAAACAAAAACTGGGAACTCAGTCCTGTTCGGAATGCCAATGTATCGGAACTTCTGGATCATCCTGACAACATCAAGTTTTTTGACTACTGGGATAAATCCAAAAAAGAAGATGAGTTGGCTTGGAGTCGTTTTGTGGACCGAATCAAAAAAGGTGGGATCCATGATCCACTCATTGTCTTTGGACCAAGAGCCAGCGCCGTTGGGTTTTCCTTAAAGCCAAACACTCTCATCACAGGCCATAGAAGAAAAAAAGCCCTAAGGGAATTAGGAATCACCGAAGCACCCGTTCGCTTCATCGAAGGAAAAATCACACTCCGTGAACTAGAAGTTTTGATGTTGTCTGACAACTTTGACAGACGCCAAATCAAAGACCCAGCACAAGTCATTTATATATTAGTGAATCTATTTCCAGACACCTTCCAAAAAGACAACCGTGGTGGAGATATCACATCCAAAGACAACGCAACACTTGCCGAAATTTCCAAAACTCAAGGTATTTCCGTTCCCCAACTCAAACGCTATAAAGCGGTTTATCGAGAGGCCTTGAGGTTAGCACAAAGTGCAAAACAAAACCAACCTGGACCAACTGAGTTCAAACAAGCTCTAAAGAATTTAGCAAATAAACGAAAAGCTGCTCCAAAACAAAAACCAAAGACAGACATCAAAACCATGTTTGCAAAACGCTTTCCATTCTTGGGTTCCAAACTTTCGAAAGCTGAACAATCAAAACTCTTCCAAGCAATTGAAAAGTTAGTGAATTAAAGATTCGCAAGACAGAATCAACTCAGGTTCTTGCTAGATGGTTTTTTGCGTGGGTTATCTTCGTCTGACCCATCGGAATTATGTCTCTTTTTTTTGTGGGGTTCATTTGGGTGAGTCACATAGGTAACATTAGGTCTTTCATATGGGTGACAGGTGGAGTGGGGGAGGGGATTGGTTTAAGAATCAAATGAAGGTAAGTGAATATTTAACAAAATTTGAATCAATGGCTACTCGGAAAAGGCCTGCTTCCAGTGAAGTATATCAAAACTTTGTGGATTTTGCTTCATTGATCGTATTGCTAAAAGAAGGTGAGTTGGTTCAGGTAAGGAAACAAGTAAATCTAAACTTAGCTAAGAAACTATTATCCTTTAGTGGATACCTATCGGAATATGCAATGTTTATTAATTCAGAACAATTTCTCCATGCTGCTTTGATCTGTCATTGTATAGAAGATACATTTATCGATTATAGAGAAAATATTCGTTATCTATTTTTGATTGAATTTTCTGCAAAAAAACTAAATGTAGATTTCATTGCCTTGGTCAAAAACTTACTTCCATATTGCTCCGTTCGAACCAAGGAACATTTGGAAAATTACATCAATCGTGATTCTTCTTTGAATGAATTAAAGAATTTTCAGATCCAATTCAAAATGGTAGCAGGTTACCCTACCTTCCTACCTGAATAAATTTTTAGCCTCACTCAAGAACCTTTTACTCTAATCAAAAATCTCCCCATTTTCGGAAAAGTTTATTCCGAGATGAACCGACTTTGTAGAAAACAAAGATCCCAAGCAGAGTAGGGAGCTTCTTCGGTAACATGTTCATATCGTTCCATCGAACTGTACATGAAATAATGATACGCCAAAACATCTGACGGCATAAATTGACTACCCTCTAGGATCGATTTCAGTTTTTGCCTTTTTGTGGCTATATTGATTTTGGTAAATTCATGGGAACCATTGTCAAAGAATTCCCTTGTGTTTCCGCCAATCGATTGGAAGAGACGGGATTGTAGTCCTTTTGCTTTTCTTCCATCAAGCCGCTGGGTAGAGTGATTTTTTGCCTTTGTAAATTCGTCATCATTGGAAAAGAAAGAACTTCCCAAGAGAGAAAAATCGAGATAGTTCCCAACCATAACGATGAAATCAAGATCCGGGATTTGGTATTGTGGTCTGCCTCGTAATCCATACGATCAAATCTCAATTCTAATGATGGATAGATTTTGTTCCCAAACACCATGTTGACCATCGAAATTCGATCCTCGAGAGGGAGTTGAAAAAACCCTTCTGAAGGGAGGAAAAGAGTGGCAAAAATTGAAGTTGCTTGGTTACTTACATCGTTCATGGATTCGATTATGCACCTCATTTGTCCCGATTTCGGATGTAAAAATTCCGAATGACAAACTTTTGTTTGTTATGTTAATATCCATGAGCATGCCTAAACCAACTAAAACCCGTTATCTTACAAAATCAAGATACCAATTAGCAGGAGAATGTCCGACAAAACTCTATTATGCAAGCAATCCAGAATATGCAAACCAAAGCCAAGAGGATAGTTTTTTGGAGAGTTTGGCGGAAGGTGGATACCAAGTTGGGGAATTGGCAAAGTTATATGAAATGGATTCGGATAGCTTTGAAATTGAAGGATTGGCAATTGAATCGGCCGTCAAAGAAACAGAATTACTTTTACAAAAAGATAAAGTCACCATCTTTGAAGCTGCAATCCGGTATCAGAATCTTCTCATCCGCGCTGACATTCTGAAAAAAAACGGAAACCAAATCGAACTCATTGAAGTAAAAGCCAAATCGTTTGCCGGGACAGATGAATCTGCATTCTTAAATGCAAGAGGTGATCAGATCAATTCAGCTTATAGTTCCTATCTAGAAGATGTGGCCTTTCAAACATTTGTTTTGAAGAAAGCCTATCCTCAATATCGAATTAAATCATATTTGATGTTGGCTAATAAAAATGCAAAAGCAACCGTCAATGGTCTAAATCAAATTTTTAAAATCACTCAAGAGAATGGTAGAAAACAAATTCAAATCGACGAACCACTTTTGAAGATAACTGGACTTGGTGGGAAGATTTTAATCAAAGTTTGTGTCGATGCCGTTTTGCCATTGATCTACGAAGCAGAAGGGATGGCGGTTTATGAAAAACGAATTCAAGATCTAGCCACAAGTTACGAAACAAACACCAAAATCCAACCAACCATTTCTACGACTTGTAAGTCCTGTGAATTCACTTGCACCGAAAGTGATGTGGCCGAAGGAAAAAAAGATGGATTCTTAGAATGTTGGACGGAAAGCCTTGGCCTTCCAAAAGAGGCATTTGCTAAACCCCTTGTATTCGAATTATGGAATTCAAGAAAGTCAGCACAATATTTAAGCGAGTCGAAATACTTCTTAGAAGATCTTTCGGAAGAGGATCTGACGATCAATCCAAGTGAGGATGATACTCTATCTACTTCGGAACGCCAATGGCTCCAATTGAAAAAAGTTTTAGATGGGGATAAGTCTGTTAATTTGAATACAGTAGGCCTAAAATTTGAAATGGATCGTTGGAAATTTCCACTCCATTTTATTGACTTTGAAACATCCACTGTTGCAATTCCGTTCTATCAAGGAATGTCACCTTATGAAGAAGTTGCCTTTCAATTTTCACACCATGTAGTGAACGAGGACGGTTCTGTAGAACACAAAGGACAATATCTTTCGACGGAACCCGGAGTTTTTCCCAACTTTGATTTTGTCCGTCATCTCAAACAAGAATTAGAATCCGATGATGGCACAATCTTTCGTTATTCCAATCATGAAAATACCATTCTAAATCGAATCATAGAACAATTGGATGAATCTACGGAACCTGATAAACAAGAATTAATCGATTGGATCAAAACGATCACTCACTCTGGTGGGAAGAATGAAAATACTTGGGTAGGGGATCGCGATATGGTGGATTTATGTGAGATCGTAAAAAAATTCCATTATGATCCGAGAACTAAAGGTTCTAATTCCATCAAAGCAGTGCTTCCGGCCGTTTTAAATTCGTCTTTCTATTTACAATCAATCTACAACAAACCCATTTATGGAAATGAAATCAAAAGTTTGAATTTCAAAGATAAAGTATGGTTAGAGACCGATCCAATTACGAAAGAAGCAACCAATCCATATGACCAACTCCCTGATCTTTTTCAAGGAATAGAAATACCTGAATCGGAGCTCAGTTTGGCCAATAAAAATAAGTTAGCTCGTTTGAGTGATGGTGGGGCTGCACTCACTGCCTTTGCCTTTTTACAATTTATGGATTGTTCAGAGCGTGTTCGAACCAAAATCAAAGAAGCACTTTTGAAGTATTGTGAGCTCGACACTCTGGCTATGGTTTTTATTTACCAATACTTTCGATATGAAGTGGACTTAGGAAAACAGAAAGACTCTCCCCAGTTTCTAAGAGGGTAAAATGACATGATGATAGAAAAACAAAACGAATCAATCCATTCTGGAATCCTTGGATTTGTAGTAGGGGATGCCCTTGGTGTTCCAGTTGAATTTGAATCACGCGAGGAATTAAAACAGAATCCTGTATCCGGCATGATAGGATATGGAACCCACCACCAACCTCCTGGTACTTGGTCCGATGATAGTTCGCTTATGTTTTGTTTGATGGAAACATTTGTGGCTGGCTTTGATCTAAGGAAACTTGGTAACCGATTTATAAATTGGTTAGATATTGGTTACTGGACTCCCTATGGTAAGGCATTTGATGTTGGGATCGGGACTAGAAAGGCAATTGATCGTTTGCGAGATACTTCCATCCATCCCAAAGAGGCAGGCGGATCTGGTGAAAAAGACAATGGGAATGGTGCTTCTATGCGAATCCTTCCATTGTGTTTTGCATTACAAAACCAACCTTTGGAAGAAAGAGTTTCCTTTGTTTCCGATGTTTCTTCTTTAACTCACAAACATCCAAAGAGTTTGATTGGATCTACGTTTCTTATCGAACTAGGGATAGCATTACAACAAGGGAAATCAATCCCTGAAAGTATCCAGATCGCACAGGAACATACTAAAACCATCTTTCGTGAAGAAAAAGAATTAAACCATTACAAACGATTGTTATTGGATCCAAAAGAAATTCAAAATCTCCCGGAAGAAGAAATCCATTCTTCAGGATATGTGGTTCATACCTTAGAGGCATGTGTGTGGACATTATTAAAGACAACATCCTTTCGAGAGGCCGTTCTTATGGCTGTGAATTTAGGAGATGATACGGATACAGTGGGTGCAATCACGGGTGGCCTTGCTGGAATTCATTATGGCCAAAATCAAATTCCAAAAGAATGGATTAGTGTTTTGGCAAGGAAAGAGGATATATTGGCGTTGGTAGATTCGTTTGTGAAAAGTATAAAAGGGAATTTGGCTTAAAGTTAGGTTCTTTGTTTGGATGCGATTGAAAATATTTGCTTGCTAGTTTGTTTCTAGGTAGAAACTAAAGCATTATTTTACGGTATATGCAATTATTATGGAGATTTAATAATGGGAAAAGAAACGTTAGAAAGATTTTTTACAGCAAAATATCTAGCTATTCCGTCCTATCAGCGTGATTATGCATGGGAAATTTCAAATATTGATGATTTGTTTGAAGATATATTAGAAGCACTAGAATCTAATACTAGTCATTATCTTGGAACAGTTATACTTTCGGAAAGTGATGAAAAGGAAAAATTCTGGGTTGTTGATGGTCAACAAAGGTTAACGACTATCACAATGATCATTAATGCAATGATTACAGAGATTGCAGATGAAACACAAAAAATAATTTTCAAAGATCGTTACATAAAAAGTCAAAAAACACGTTTGCAGCTATTAGGTGATAATGAATCATTTTTTGAAGATTTACTTTCTGGATTTCCATTAAACCCAACTACAAAAAGTCAAGTTTTGTTAAATTCCGGATATGCACACATAAAAACGAGAATTACGTCTCTTATCAATTCAACTGCTTACCCGATAGAGAATTTATTAAATTCATTAGCAAAATTTGAAATTATGGAGTTTATTGAATCTGATGAAGGTAAAGCTATCAGAATATTTCAAACCGTAAACGATAGAGGAAAATCGTTAACAAATTTGGAGAAAGCAAAAAGTCTCCTGATGTATTATTCAAATCGATTTTTAAATGGTAGTAAAGATGAAAAAATTAAATTAGCTTTCGGAAGTATATTTAAATCATTTTTAAAGGTAAAGGCGATATCAGAAGAGTTTGGTATTTCCACAATCAATTCAAAAATTTTCACCGAAGATTCAGTGTTTAGATACCATTTTCTAGCTTATGATAATCAAAAATATGACTATAAAGCTAGCAGCGACTATATACTTGAACATTTTCTTAAAGGACATTTGAAAGAAATTAGAATATCTATAACTGATTTGGAAAAATTCGTTTCGGATTATGTTGATGACTTAGAATTATTTTATCATTCTTTTCAAAATCTCATTGAAAAGGTAAAAAAAATCCATTACTATAAATACTTCTGTAATCTTGAATTTTCAACTATCCTTTACCCTCTTCTTATTCGTCTTGAATCATTGAATATTTTAGATGAAGTTGTGCCCGGTAAAAAATATACATTCATTGAATTGCTTGAAAAGGTTGATTTTCGCGTCTATAAAATTCGAGGTACAGATCCAGAAGTAGATATGTCAATATTGGCAAGAGATTCAAGAACCTTAACAAAGGAAGAAATACGTGATCAGTTATTTGACTTTACTACTAGATTCATGAGTGACTCACTTTTCGCAAGCTACCTCGAAAGAGATGTTCGATATTCCGCGCTTAGTCATCTTTTCTTTGAGTATGATAATTATTTACGAACCTCGATGCCATCTAGAAGAAACACATGGGGATTATCAGAGATGTATAACATTAATAATGATAGGAAGAAAACGCCTACAGTTGAACATATTTTTCCTCAAACTCCAAGATTCTCCTTCCCAAATTTAGGATTTA
The DNA window shown above is from Leptospira paudalimensis and carries:
- a CDS encoding ParA family protein gives rise to the protein MKIITSASLKGGVSKSTISIFLALAISQLKKKVLVIDLDPQSYSLTDFFLRDLSIDEIDKKNAYHAFSDRKQLKDCMFPSQGITVIPCSPDLQDLGAELQNDPGLLLRSKKEISSLPFDYVIIDTPPSPVYEFKIGLYAADIVLSPLTYDRWSLSGLLKAKKQVELIGRSGLKTPKHVAVPSMVSDKTKDDVIDILKEGKFKHTKSYITRSAAVQSAIMKGNGLKSGSKSEQEFSSLASEVISL
- a CDS encoding ParB N-terminal domain-containing protein, whose amino-acid sequence is MSTKTKKSAMIDSLGQNILVSNKESFKLTTSSNKNWELSPVRNANVSELLDHPDNIKFFDYWDKSKKEDELAWSRFVDRIKKGGIHDPLIVFGPRASAVGFSLKPNTLITGHRRKKALRELGITEAPVRFIEGKITLRELEVLMLSDNFDRRQIKDPAQVIYILVNLFPDTFQKDNRGGDITSKDNATLAEISKTQGISVPQLKRYKAVYREALRLAQSAKQNQPGPTEFKQALKNLANKRKAAPKQKPKTDIKTMFAKRFPFLGSKLSKAEQSKLFQAIEKLVN
- a CDS encoding DUF2779 domain-containing protein gives rise to the protein MSMPKPTKTRYLTKSRYQLAGECPTKLYYASNPEYANQSQEDSFLESLAEGGYQVGELAKLYEMDSDSFEIEGLAIESAVKETELLLQKDKVTIFEAAIRYQNLLIRADILKKNGNQIELIEVKAKSFAGTDESAFLNARGDQINSAYSSYLEDVAFQTFVLKKAYPQYRIKSYLMLANKNAKATVNGLNQIFKITQENGRKQIQIDEPLLKITGLGGKILIKVCVDAVLPLIYEAEGMAVYEKRIQDLATSYETNTKIQPTISTTCKSCEFTCTESDVAEGKKDGFLECWTESLGLPKEAFAKPLVFELWNSRKSAQYLSESKYFLEDLSEEDLTINPSEDDTLSTSERQWLQLKKVLDGDKSVNLNTVGLKFEMDRWKFPLHFIDFETSTVAIPFYQGMSPYEEVAFQFSHHVVNEDGSVEHKGQYLSTEPGVFPNFDFVRHLKQELESDDGTIFRYSNHENTILNRIIEQLDESTEPDKQELIDWIKTITHSGGKNENTWVGDRDMVDLCEIVKKFHYDPRTKGSNSIKAVLPAVLNSSFYLQSIYNKPIYGNEIKSLNFKDKVWLETDPITKEATNPYDQLPDLFQGIEIPESELSLANKNKLARLSDGGAALTAFAFLQFMDCSERVRTKIKEALLKYCELDTLAMVFIYQYFRYEVDLGKQKDSPQFLRG
- a CDS encoding ADP-ribosylglycohydrolase family protein, which encodes MMIEKQNESIHSGILGFVVGDALGVPVEFESREELKQNPVSGMIGYGTHHQPPGTWSDDSSLMFCLMETFVAGFDLRKLGNRFINWLDIGYWTPYGKAFDVGIGTRKAIDRLRDTSIHPKEAGGSGEKDNGNGASMRILPLCFALQNQPLEERVSFVSDVSSLTHKHPKSLIGSTFLIELGIALQQGKSIPESIQIAQEHTKTIFREEKELNHYKRLLLDPKEIQNLPEEEIHSSGYVVHTLEACVWTLLKTTSFREAVLMAVNLGDDTDTVGAITGGLAGIHYGQNQIPKEWISVLARKEDILALVDSFVKSIKGNLA
- a CDS encoding DUF262 domain-containing protein produces the protein MGKETLERFFTAKYLAIPSYQRDYAWEISNIDDLFEDILEALESNTSHYLGTVILSESDEKEKFWVVDGQQRLTTITMIINAMITEIADETQKIIFKDRYIKSQKTRLQLLGDNESFFEDLLSGFPLNPTTKSQVLLNSGYAHIKTRITSLINSTAYPIENLLNSLAKFEIMEFIESDEGKAIRIFQTVNDRGKSLTNLEKAKSLLMYYSNRFLNGSKDEKIKLAFGSIFKSFLKVKAISEEFGISTINSKIFTEDSVFRYHFLAYDNQKYDYKASSDYILEHFLKGHLKEIRISITDLEKFVSDYVDDLELFYHSFQNLIEKVKKIHYYKYFCNLEFSTILYPLLIRLESLNILDEVVPGKKYTFIELLEKVDFRVYKIRGTDPEVDMSILARDSRTLTKEEIRDQLFDFTTRFMSDSLFASYLERDVRYSALSHLFFEYDNYLRTSMPSRRNTWGLSEMYNINNDRKKTPTVEHIFPQTPRFSFPNLGFNSLEEYLIANNKLGNLLLLEKEINSACQNKNPSEKATNQNLYSKSDFTAVQETMAQILNANNSFTINDLSTRTESIKNFCLDHWKL